A stretch of Carnobacterium iners DNA encodes these proteins:
- a CDS encoding metal ABC transporter substrate-binding protein, which yields MKKNIRLVVPVLGVMFLLLLSACGNTDSKVKKNSEEGKTLKIVTTFYPMYDFTKNIVQDNAEISMLIPAGTESHGFEPSAKVVASIQDADVFIYNSDEMETWVPSTLEAIDTTKVTVINASEGIEFIEKTKIEEHAEEGHEHAEEGHEHAEEGHEHAIDPHVWLNPVLAQAEVKNIQMGLAKADKENAALYQKNAEKYNQELEELDQEFKAAFENAENRTFVTQHAAFAYLAKQYNLTQVSISGLSSETEPSPAKLAELSNYAKKNNVRYIYFENNASSKIAETLAAEADIELAVLDPIEGVSQKEQDAGVDYIQVMKNNLESLKKSIQ from the coding sequence ATGAAGAAGAATATACGATTAGTTGTACCAGTATTAGGAGTAATGTTTTTACTCTTATTAAGTGCTTGTGGAAACACAGATTCTAAAGTAAAAAAAAATAGCGAAGAAGGAAAAACATTAAAAATTGTAACAACTTTTTACCCAATGTATGACTTCACAAAAAATATTGTGCAAGATAATGCGGAAATTTCGATGTTAATTCCAGCAGGAACAGAGTCACATGGTTTCGAGCCTAGTGCAAAAGTTGTTGCTTCTATTCAAGATGCAGATGTTTTTATTTATAATAGTGATGAAATGGAAACTTGGGTACCTAGTACACTCGAAGCGATTGATACGACTAAAGTAACAGTCATAAATGCAAGTGAAGGAATAGAATTTATAGAAAAAACAAAAATTGAAGAGCATGCTGAAGAAGGACACGAACATGCTGAAGAAGGACACGAGCATGCTGAAGAAGGACACGAACATGCTATTGATCCTCACGTTTGGTTGAATCCAGTATTAGCTCAAGCGGAAGTAAAAAATATTCAAATGGGATTAGCAAAAGCAGATAAAGAGAATGCTGCACTTTACCAAAAGAATGCTGAAAAATACAATCAAGAATTAGAAGAGTTAGATCAAGAGTTTAAAGCAGCATTTGAAAATGCTGAAAATAGAACGTTCGTTACACAACATGCAGCATTTGCTTATTTAGCCAAACAGTACAACTTAACTCAAGTTTCAATATCAGGTCTGTCTTCTGAAACAGAACCAAGTCCAGCTAAACTAGCTGAATTATCGAACTACGCCAAAAAAAATAATGTTCGCTACATTTATTTTGAAAATAATGCTTCTTCAAAAATAGCAGAGACGCTAGCAGCAGAAGCGGATATAGAATTAGCTGTTTTAGATCCAATAGAAGGAGTTTCACAAAAAGAACAAGATGCTGGAGTTGACTATATCCAAGTGATGAAAAATAATCTTGAGTCATTGAAAAAAAGTATACAATAA
- a CDS encoding methylated-DNA--[protein]-cysteine S-methyltransferase, with the protein MVKETKQIYYGKLSNQKWPLYIATTEKGICFVGSLNGGETELNEWLKKIDSTSVAKNDLDKIAYCAEQLEEYFKGERTNFNLQVDVRGTLFQEKVWAELMKIPYGGKLTYGELAEKMGNPRSSRAVGTAIGKNPLLIIVPCHRVVHKNGQLSSYRGPINMKAELLALEKLK; encoded by the coding sequence ATGGTTAAAGAAACGAAACAGATCTACTATGGGAAATTATCCAATCAAAAGTGGCCACTTTATATTGCTACAACAGAGAAAGGAATCTGTTTTGTGGGCTCTTTAAATGGCGGGGAAACAGAATTAAATGAGTGGCTAAAAAAAATAGATTCTACTAGTGTAGCGAAAAACGATCTGGATAAAATAGCTTATTGTGCCGAACAATTAGAAGAATACTTCAAGGGTGAAAGAACAAATTTTAATTTACAAGTAGATGTAAGAGGAACGCTCTTTCAAGAAAAAGTCTGGGCAGAACTAATGAAAATTCCTTATGGAGGAAAGTTAACTTACGGGGAATTAGCAGAAAAAATGGGCAACCCTCGTTCCTCTCGAGCTGTAGGGACAGCTATTGGGAAAAATCCTTTATTAATTATTGTTCCTTGTCATCGAGTTGTTCACAAAAACGGCCAGTTATCAAGTTATCGTGGCCCAATAAATATGAAAGCTGAATTATTAGCGTTAGAGAAATTAAAATAA
- a CDS encoding biotin--[acetyl-CoA-carboxylase] ligase, with protein sequence MSTKNQLLTILEQQKGQTISGQELADRINVSRTSIWKAVSTLRKEGYLIEATTNKGYCLPVESDLLSSEAIRPLLASELKNQPFYLFKAIESTNQEAKKIAIEHPSKPSIVLSEEQLKGKGRLGRFFYSPAKTGIYMSLILKPNLTTTDATLVTTAAAVAVCLAIEKLTDKKPKIKWVNDIYLGDYKIAGILTEAVTNFENGTIDTIILGIGLNFRTPIEDFPTELESIAGSLLSKNTGKLTRNELIAEIITQFYQIYQAIGKRNFLKDYKERCFVFGKIIHFKQGKQEFDAIPVDIDQQGGLVVRMQDGQHQTLSYGEITIQRPFN encoded by the coding sequence ATGTCAACAAAAAATCAATTATTGACAATCTTAGAACAACAAAAAGGACAAACTATTTCTGGTCAAGAACTAGCTGATCGTATAAACGTTTCGCGTACTTCTATCTGGAAGGCTGTTTCTACTTTACGAAAAGAAGGCTACCTTATTGAAGCAACGACAAATAAAGGCTATTGTCTTCCTGTAGAATCTGATTTATTATCAAGTGAAGCTATTCGACCACTACTCGCTTCTGAATTAAAAAACCAGCCTTTTTATCTCTTCAAAGCTATTGAATCAACCAATCAAGAAGCGAAAAAAATCGCTATTGAGCACCCCTCAAAACCTAGTATTGTTCTTTCTGAAGAACAACTAAAAGGCAAAGGACGCTTGGGTCGATTCTTTTATTCACCCGCTAAAACAGGCATCTATATGAGTTTAATTTTAAAGCCAAATCTGACGACTACAGATGCAACATTAGTTACAACAGCAGCAGCCGTTGCAGTTTGTTTAGCTATTGAAAAATTAACAGACAAAAAACCTAAAATTAAATGGGTAAACGATATTTACTTGGGTGACTATAAAATTGCCGGTATCCTAACCGAAGCCGTGACTAATTTTGAAAACGGTACAATTGATACGATTATCCTAGGAATAGGATTAAACTTTCGAACACCCATTGAAGACTTTCCGACAGAATTAGAATCTATTGCCGGTAGTTTATTATCTAAGAATACCGGCAAACTAACACGCAATGAACTCATTGCAGAAATAATCACTCAATTCTATCAAATTTATCAAGCTATTGGGAAAAGAAATTTTCTAAAAGATTACAAAGAACGTTGTTTCGTCTTTGGAAAAATCATTCATTTTAAACAGGGCAAACAAGAATTTGATGCTATTCCAGTTGATATTGATCAACAAGGCGGATTAGTTGTAAGAATGCAAGATGGTCAGCACCAAACATTATCTTATGGTGAAATTACGATTCAACGTCCATTTAATTAA
- a CDS encoding biotin transporter BioY — protein sequence MKLSTRDITYCSIMAALTLISGFLTIPLGPIPLTIQTLVVLLTGLLLSKRNALISQGIHLLLALLIGGFQALLSPSFGFIFGFAAGAYVIAFIIERYGFTIKLTTLAVFIGSVVIYSIGLPYMTVILNSYLGGNFSIVQILQMGLIVFIPGDIVKAILAVVIGLRLRGKVARSQS from the coding sequence ATGAAATTAAGCACACGAGATATCACTTATTGTAGCATCATGGCTGCATTAACTTTAATAAGCGGATTTCTCACTATCCCGCTTGGACCTATTCCGTTAACGATACAGACGTTAGTTGTTTTATTAACTGGCTTACTTTTATCTAAAAGAAACGCCTTAATCTCTCAAGGAATCCATCTCCTTTTAGCTTTACTAATAGGCGGATTTCAAGCCTTACTTAGCCCTAGTTTTGGATTTATTTTTGGATTCGCAGCTGGTGCTTACGTTATTGCCTTTATTATAGAAAGATACGGTTTTACTATTAAACTAACCACACTAGCTGTTTTCATCGGTTCTGTCGTTATCTATTCAATTGGTTTACCCTACATGACAGTTATTTTAAATAGTTACTTAGGAGGAAATTTCTCCATCGTCCAAATTTTGCAAATGGGACTGATTGTCTTTATTCCAGGAGATATTGTCAAAGCCATCCTCGCTGTGGTTATCGGCTTACGTCTACGAGGGAAAGTAGCCCGCTCTCAATCGTAA